AGGACCGGCGACATAGATGGACGAGAAAGTGGCGACGAATACACCGAACGCCATCACCATGGCAAACGGTCGGATCACTTCGCCTGCAATGAAGAGCAACGCCAACGTGGAGGCCAGCGTCGTCGCGTGCGTCATGATCGAGCGTGGCAACGTCTCATTGATCGCCCGATCAAGCACCTTCGCCAACGACTCGCCCTTGATGCGCTTCTTCAGGTCTTCACGCACACGATCGAAGATGATGATCGTGTCGTTGGCCGAGTATCCGAGCAGCGTGAGAATAGCCGCCACGACCGTCAGCGACACTTCGATGTTGAACATCTTGATGAATGCAAACGTCACCAGGATATCGTGTGCCGTGGACAACACGGCAGCAGCACCGAAACGCCAATCGAACCGAATGGCGAGGTAGATGAGCGTGAAGAGGGACGCGATGATCATGGCCGTAAACGCACCCGAGCGCAGTTCGCTACCGACCTTCGGTCCGACCGCCTCGGTGCGCACGATAGTCACGTTCCCGGCACCGAACTGCTGGTCGAGCGCGGACGCGATCGACTTGGAGATGCCCTCGGCGCCTGCGGCCTGCGCTTCGACCTGCTTCTCATCGCGGGCACGGATCGTGTACTCGGTGTTCGTGCCGTACTGCTGAATTTCGCTGCCCGTGATTCCGGCCTTGTCGAGCGTGCTGCGCACGACGGCAACATCCGGGGCTTGCTTGAACTGAACCTGCATCAGCGTACCACCGGTGAACTCGATGCCGTAGTTCACACCGCCGGTAATACCGAAGGTGACGAGGCCCGCTACGATGAACGCGATCGTGAGGCCGGCCGCCATACGCCAATGCTTGACGAACTCGAACTTGGTGTTGTGAAAGATTCGCAGCATGGCGTCCTCAGATACTCAGCGTCTGGTTGCCGCGCGTGCGGCTGAGCCAGATCATGAAGAAGGTCTTGCTCACGAAGATCGCCGTGAACAGCGAGGCCACGAGGCCCGCGATGAGCGTGACAGCAAAGCCGCGCACAGGCCCGGTGCCGTACTGATACAGCACCATACCCGAGAGAATCGTGGTCGCCGAGGTGTCGACGATCGCGCTGAGCGCATGGCGGAAGCCCTCGTCAATGGCCAGTCGGTTGGACTTGCCGTGATCGAGTTCTTCGCGAATGCGCTCGAAGATCAGCACGTTGGCATCGACCGCAATACCGATGGAGAGCACAAAGCCGGCGAGACCGGGCAACGTGAGCACCGCATTGAAGCCGGCCAGCACCGCGAGCGTGTACACGAGATACAGCACCAGCGCGGCGACCGCGAGCATACCGGAGAAGCGATAATAGCCAACGAGAATGACGACGATCAGGAGGAACGCGACGGCCAGCGACAGTGCGCCCTTGTTGATCGAGTCGGCACCAAGGCTGGCACCGATGCTGCGCACTTCCGCCACCTTGAGCGGCACTGGCAGCGCACCAGCGCGCAGCACGAGCGCGAGATCCTGCGCGGACTGCAGCGTACCGCCGCCGAGCGTGATCTGACCATTCCGGCCGATGGCGCTGTTGAGCACCGGCGCGGTGACGACGCGTTGGTCGAGCACGATGGCCATGTTGTCCTTCACATGTTTGCCGGTCTCGACCTTGAAGCGACGGGCGCCTTCGTTGTTCAGCGTGAATTGAACGACGTTGCCTTCCACCGGATCGGTGGACGGACGCGCGTCGGTCAGCACTTCACCCGTGATGATCGGACGCGAGTCGAGCACATACAGTGCAAAGAAGCGCTGCGTACCAGACACGAGTGAATCCACGCCCCAGCGCATCACCTTGCCCGGCGGCATGGCGCCCTGAATAGCCGGCAAGGCCAACGCACGCTCGATGGCGGCATACGACGCCTCCGGCACGATGTACTGACCCGGGATCTGTCCGGCCTGCACGCTGCTGCTGAACAAGCCTCCGGTCACGGCAGCCGGCGTCGTCGCGGCGGAATCTGCTCCCGTGGTCGCCACTGCCTTGCCCGTCGAGTCCTTGGAGGAATCAGACTTCTGCGTGAGCAACGAAGTGACACCGACCTTCTTGGTCGTGTCTCCCGAGGCCTTGGCTTGAGAGGCAGTGGAGAGACCAGCGTTCTTGGCGATCTCGTCGAAGCGCGGCATGACCTTCTCGAACGCCTGCGTCTTGTCTGTGATCTGGAACTCGAGGAATGCGGACTTCTGCACGACGTCCTGCGCGCGTTCCGCGTCGTCGATGCCGGGAAGTTCTACGATGATGCGCTCAGTGCCGGCCTTCTGCACCACGGGCTCGGACACGCCAAACTCGTCGATACGCTGCCGCACGACCTTGAGTGCACGATCGAGCGCCTCAGACTTGTTGGCGACCGCCTGCTTGGACTCGTCGACCTCGAGCGTGAGGTGCATACCGCCCTGGAGGTCGAGACCTCGCTTGAGCGGCACGCGACGCACGGTGTCGTAAACGAAAACGCCATCGCGCTTGACCCGTTC
This region of Gemmatimonas groenlandica genomic DNA includes:
- the secF gene encoding protein translocase subunit SecF is translated as MLRIFHNTKFEFVKHWRMAAGLTIAFIVAGLVTFGITGGVNYGIEFTGGTLMQVQFKQAPDVAVVRSTLDKAGITGSEIQQYGTNTEYTIRARDEKQVEAQAAGAEGISKSIASALDQQFGAGNVTIVRTEAVGPKVGSELRSGAFTAMIIASLFTLIYLAIRFDWRFGAAAVLSTAHDILVTFAFIKMFNIEVSLTVVAAILTLLGYSANDTIIIFDRVREDLKKRIKGESLAKVLDRAINETLPRSIMTHATTLASTLALLFIAGEVIRPFAMVMAFGVFVATFSSIYVAGPLLLWIESKYPRTSSDSTSRAVNAGNDNSGDTRSRKAERLAAR
- the secD gene encoding protein translocase subunit SecD — translated: MANLKYRILLIVGLFAASAWALFPRTVVERVKRDGVFVYDTVRRVPLKRGLDLQGGMHLTLEVDESKQAVANKSEALDRALKVVRQRIDEFGVSEPVVQKAGTERIIVELPGIDDAERAQDVVQKSAFLEFQITDKTQAFEKVMPRFDEIAKNAGLSTASQAKASGDTTKKVGVTSLLTQKSDSSKDSTGKAVATTGADSAATTPAAVTGGLFSSSVQAGQIPGQYIVPEASYAAIERALALPAIQGAMPPGKVMRWGVDSLVSGTQRFFALYVLDSRPIITGEVLTDARPSTDPVEGNVVQFTLNNEGARRFKVETGKHVKDNMAIVLDQRVVTAPVLNSAIGRNGQITLGGGTLQSAQDLALVLRAGALPVPLKVAEVRSIGASLGADSINKGALSLAVAFLLIVVILVGYYRFSGMLAVAALVLYLVYTLAVLAGFNAVLTLPGLAGFVLSIGIAVDANVLIFERIREELDHGKSNRLAIDEGFRHALSAIVDTSATTILSGMVLYQYGTGPVRGFAVTLIAGLVASLFTAIFVSKTFFMIWLSRTRGNQTLSI